The following are from one region of the Chanos chanos chromosome 10, fChaCha1.1, whole genome shotgun sequence genome:
- the LOC115822701 gene encoding uncharacterized protein C21orf62 homolog, giving the protein MGSSRSQAVVCAALYMLLSFLYSTLGTEFSPVPVSRNNTLVFDSVAHGNSLRNCSCASAVRDCDEALANLLCSCRTVPRSSLPPGGLRVNSGAGDLTVWVRDPWVLRELLNGSEVPELHLSLCAATPLDGPDRYLALFGLRKLRVHTSARGAQHPEQALNISFGPGNMEEEGEGVFSGGGPTLHVSFLDVSVLNGASTLKAYSVSGPPVPSLTRHFPNLALPPTHTHTHNNDDNNDNDNGDNNPTDLQKPSLLTFIY; this is encoded by the coding sequence ATGGGATCATCGCGGTCACAGGCTGTGGTGTGTGCAGCCCTGTACATGCTGCTCAGTTTCCTTTACTCCACACTTGGAACTGAGTTTTCCCCCGTTCCCGTATCCCGCAACAACACCCTGGTGTTTGACAGCGTCGCTCACGGCAACAGCCTACGGAACTGCAGCTGCGCGAGCGCAGTTCGTGACTGCGACGAGGCGCTGGCCAACCTGCTGTGCAGCTGCCGCACTGTGCCTCGCTCCTCGCTGCCCCCTGGAGGTCTGCGGGTGAACAGCGGCGCCGGAGACCTCACCGTTTGGGTCCGGGACCCCTGGGTGCTCAGAGAGCTCCTGAACGGCAGCGAGGTACCCGAGCTCCACCTGTCCCTGTGCGCCGCGACGCCCCTGGACGGCCCGGACCGGTACCTGGCTCTCTTCGGCCTGAGAAAGCTACGGGTTCACACCTCTGCCAGAGGAGCCCAGCACCCTGAGCAAGCCCTGAACATCAGCTTTGGACCGGGAAAtatggaggaggagggagagggggtcTTCTCGGGAGGAGGTCCGACGCTACACGTCTCCTTTCTGGACGTTTCAGTGCTGAACGGGGCATCTACACTAAAGGCGTATAGTGTGAGTGGACCGCCGGTTCCGTCCTTAACGAGACACTTCCCCAACCTGGCCCtgcctccaacacacacacatacacacaacaacgacgacaacaacGACAATGACAACGGTGATAACAACCCCACAGATCTACAGAAACCGTCCCTTCTGACTTTCATTTACTAG